The nucleotide sequence GGCCGCTTTTTTGGGGCAGCTTGAGTTGAACGCCTTTATGCCCCTGCTGGCAGATTCGTTGCTGGGCAGCCTGCTGCTGCTGACCCAGGCTTGCCGCATGCTGGCCGAAAAATGCGTGCAGGGCCTGGAGGCGGATGAAGCCGCTTGCGCCCGCCACCTTGGTAATTCACTGGTCACGGTTACGGCCCTTGTACCCGCGCTTGGCTACGAGTGTGCGGGCGAAATAGCCGCGCAGGCCCATAGCACAGGGCAAAGTGTGCGCACCGTGGTGCTTGAGCGGGGGTTGCTGGAAGAGCATGAACTTGACCGGCTGCTCAGTGCCGAGGCCGCCACGGCCCTTGGGCACAGGTAGGCGGCTGACGGGTAATAACGCAACGGAGTTTTTGCCATGAATGAAACGCCCAAAAGTCTGCGTCTGCACATCGGCATCTATGGTCGGCGCAATGTGGGTAAGTCTTCTCTGCTCAACGCACTGGCAGAGCAGCAGGTTTCCATTGTTTCCGACACGCCCGGCACAACCACAGACCCGGTGGAAAAAACGCTGGAGCTTGCGCCCCTCGGGCCGGTGGTTTTTATTGATACTGCGGGCATTGACGACGTGGGCGCACTGGGCGAGCTGCGCAAAGAGCGCACTCTCAAGGCCCTTGAGCGCACCGATGTTGCCCTGCTGGCGGTGGAGCCGGATCAGTGGGGCGAGTACGAAGACTTTTTTGTGGCCCAGCTTCGCGAGCGCAACATTCCTTTTGGCGTGGTCTTTGGCAAGAGCGATCAGGCTCTTCCCGCTGCTGTGCATACATCGGTGCTGGAGAAGGGCGGCATCCGCTGGATGAGCGTTTCTGCCCTGACAGGCAAGGGCATGGGGCAGGTGCGCGAGGCGCTGGCGGCACTGGCACCAGAGCACTGGTTTGCAGAGCCGCGCCTTCTGGGCGATCTGTTGCCAGCGGGTGAACTGGCCGTGCTGGTGGTTCCACTTGATCTGGGTGCGCCCAAGGGGCGGCTAATTTTGCCCCAGGTGCAGGCCATACGCGATGTTCTAGATAGCGATGCATCGTGCATGGTGGTGAAAGAACGCGAGCTTGCTGCGGCCCTCGCCCGTCTGAACAGGGAGCCATGCCTTGTGGTCTGTGATTCGCAGATTGTACTCAAGGCCGTGGCCGACACTCCGCCGCATATTCCACTCACTACGTTTTCCATCCTTATGGCCCGATTCAAGGGTGATCTGGCGGCCCTTGCCCACGGGGCGGCTGCCATCGACCGCTTGCAACCCGGTGACGCCGTGCTGGTGGCCGAGGCTTGCGGGCATCACCCCTCGGCAGACGACATCGGGCGGGTGAAGATTCCGCGCTGGCTGCGGCAGTACGCCGGGGGCGATATTCGCGTGGACAATCTGGCCGGGCGTGACTTTCCTGATGATCTGAGCCCATACAGGCTGGTTATCCACTGCGGCGCGTGTACGTTTAACCGTCAGAGCATGCTTGCGCGGCTGGCGCAGGCGCAAACGCAGGGCGTGCCCATAACCAATTACGGGTTGGCTATTTCGCATGTGCAGGGGGTGCTGCGGCGGGTTCTTGAGCCTTTCCCCGCAGCATTGGCGGCATTTGATGCGGCACGGTGATCTCTCTGCTTGTCGTGTTTGTTTATAATGCCAGCGTGTTGACTTTAAAGTTGGCCTTTTGATTGAGTAAAAATTTGCTACGATATTGACAAAAGTGTTACTGTGGCGCAATCTGCTCAAAGCAGTGCGCATCCGGACTGGCTCCCATGGGTGGGAATAGACAGTGCTTCATGTGGAAGCAAATGGAGTTTATGGACTTTTGTTTCTATTAGGTGTTACTTTTTTTAAAAAAGTAACACAAGTGACACCTGCGACCACACTCGGCATCAGCACTGCACGTTACTGCTTAACGGTATAGCGACAACTGGCACAGAACTGGATGGTAACCATGCGCCGTGAAGAAATCATAGAACTTCTTTTTGAAACGCCCTTCGAGGCGCTTTGCGAGCGTGCCGCCCGTGTGCTGGAAGAAGAAAAAGGCTCACATGTGCATGTGCGCGGCCTTATTGAATTCTCCAATGTGTGCCGCCGCAACTGCCGTTACTGCGGCCTGCGTGCCGAGAATGCAAATCTGCGCCGCTACACGCTTGATAAGACCGATATCATGGCCGCCGCAAAAAATGCCGTTGCCATGGGCGCAGACACCATTGTGCTGCAATCGGGCGAATCGGCCATTGAACCCATGTGGCTGGCAGATGTGGTGGATTGTTTGCGCGGCGATTTAAACGTGCCCGTTACCTTGAGCGTGGGCGAGCACTCGCGCGCCGCATACGCACTGTGGAAAGAGGCTGGCGCAGTGCGCTTTTTGCTCAAGCATGAAACAGCCGACCCCAAACTCTACACGGCCTTGCATCCGGGGCATGAGCTTGCCGAACGCATCAGTTGCCTGCGGGTGTTGCAGCGGCTGGGCTACGAAATAGGTTCCGGCTTTATGGTGGGTCTGCCCGGCCAAAGGCCGGAAACGCTGGCTGACGACATCATTTTATCGCGCAGGTTGGGTGTTTCCATGTGCGGGGCTGGGCCGTTCATTGCGCAGCACGATACGCCCCTTGGCGGGCATCCGTCGGGCAGCGCGCAGCTTGCCTTGCGGGTAATGGCCGTCATGCGCATAGCCATGCCCTGGGCCAACATACCCGCAACCACGGCGCTTGCCACAGTGGACACACTGGGCGGACAACGCAATGGCCTGCTGGCAGGGGGCAACGTGCTTATGCCCTCGTTTACGCCGCCAGCCTACGGCAAGCAGTACCGCATTTACGACAATAAAAATCGGGTGGACATGCTGGGCGCGCGCAAGGCCATTGA is from Desulfovibrio desulfuricans and encodes:
- the hydE gene encoding [FeFe] hydrogenase H-cluster radical SAM maturase HydE, with amino-acid sequence MRREEIIELLFETPFEALCERAARVLEEEKGSHVHVRGLIEFSNVCRRNCRYCGLRAENANLRRYTLDKTDIMAAAKNAVAMGADTIVLQSGESAIEPMWLADVVDCLRGDLNVPVTLSVGEHSRAAYALWKEAGAVRFLLKHETADPKLYTALHPGHELAERISCLRVLQRLGYEIGSGFMVGLPGQRPETLADDIILSRRLGVSMCGAGPFIAQHDTPLGGHPSGSAQLALRVMAVMRIAMPWANIPATTALATVDTLGGQRNGLLAGGNVLMPSFTPPAYGKQYRIYDNKNRVDMLGARKAIEGAGRSHSLADWQPPAAQDAIARVAPAFSSVACMLAG
- the hydF gene encoding [FeFe] hydrogenase H-cluster maturation GTPase HydF codes for the protein MNETPKSLRLHIGIYGRRNVGKSSLLNALAEQQVSIVSDTPGTTTDPVEKTLELAPLGPVVFIDTAGIDDVGALGELRKERTLKALERTDVALLAVEPDQWGEYEDFFVAQLRERNIPFGVVFGKSDQALPAAVHTSVLEKGGIRWMSVSALTGKGMGQVREALAALAPEHWFAEPRLLGDLLPAGELAVLVVPLDLGAPKGRLILPQVQAIRDVLDSDASCMVVKERELAAALARLNREPCLVVCDSQIVLKAVADTPPHIPLTTFSILMARFKGDLAALAHGAAAIDRLQPGDAVLVAEACGHHPSADDIGRVKIPRWLRQYAGGDIRVDNLAGRDFPDDLSPYRLVIHCGACTFNRQSMLARLAQAQTQGVPITNYGLAISHVQGVLRRVLEPFPAALAAFDAAR